In Oreochromis niloticus isolate F11D_XX linkage group LG18, O_niloticus_UMD_NMBU, whole genome shotgun sequence, one genomic interval encodes:
- the LOC106097911 gene encoding putative nuclease HARBI1 isoform X1 — translation MLFSTFFLNQTMPLYCRINPSVPVLDRFFYQEDPRPDFLLSRESLAVLLNLLNQDWRHGWGATIEILVFLFWLASGASYRVVSRVFGMPCSTVHYIVHQVTKEVLAIRYQVIHLPTSPEDLEVVPRGVAGLACHRAFMKAVGAIDGCHIRIKCPSGPDGQCYRNRKLFPSIILQAVCDHRGCFIDTYVGWPGSVHDSRVLRHSPLYSQSVYPPPGHFILADGGYPCLQRPLPLITPYKRPVQGVGAQRFNSHHSRARSIIERAFGMMKNRFRAIFLQALEVHHAFVPHVITACAVLHNICLSAGDIVAPEDEPEEDGAEDDEGEAGLEALSGALLRDQLSAEVSGLEEVPPDHDYC, via the exons ATGCTGTTCTCCACCTTTTTCCTTAACCAAACAATGCCGTTGTACTGCAGGATTAACCCAAGTGTACCAGTCCTGGACCGTTTTTTTTACCAGGAGGATCCAAGGCCTGATTTTCTGCTAAGCAGGgagtctctggcagtgttgctaAATCTCCTAAACCAGGATTGGCGGCATGGATGGGGTGCCACAATTGAGATCCTGGTGTTTCTTTTCTGGTTGGCAAGTGGAGCATCCTACAGGGTGGTCTCAAGAGTGTTTGGGATGCCTTGTTCTACTGTCCACTACATCGTCCACCAAGTCACAAAAGAGGTGTTGGCCATTCGCTACCAGGTCATCCACCTCCCAACGTCCCCAGAGGACCTGGAGGTAGTGCCCCGTGGGGTTGCAGGGCTGGCATGCCACAGAGCCTTTATGAAAGCGGTGGGTGCAATCGACGGCTGCCACATCCGCATCAAGTGTCCAAGTGGCCCTGATGGTCAGTGCTATAGGAACAGAAAACTGTTTCCATCCATCATCTTGCAGGCGGTTTGTGACCATAGGGGCTGCTTCATCGACACGTACGTGGGCTGGCCTGGGTCGGTGCATGATTCCAGGGTGCTCCGCCACAGCCCACTGTACAGTCAGTCAGTCTACCCTCCTCCAGGGCATTTCATCCTCGCAGATGGAGGATACCCATGCCTCCAGCGTCCACTCCCCCTCATCACACCCTACAAGAGGCCAGTCCAAGGTGTGGGAGCCCAGCGCTTTAACAGCCATCATTCCAGGGCACGCTCCATCATAGAGCGTGCTTTTGGGATGATGAAGAACAGGTTCAGGGCCATCTTCCTGCAAGCGCTGGAGGTGCACCACGCCTTTGTACCTCAT GTCATAACAGCATGTGCCGTCCTCCACAACATCTGCCTCAGTGCTGGTGACATTGTGGCTCCTGAGGATGAACCTGAGGAAGATGGAGCAGAGGATGATGAGGGGGAGGCTGGTTTGGAGGCACTCAGTGGTGCTCTTTTACGGGACCAGCTGTCTGCCGAGGTGTCTGGCCTGGAGGAGGTACCACCAGATCATGACTACTGTTAA
- the LOC106097911 gene encoding putative nuclease HARBI1 isoform X2, translating into MFCTAGSSETIISRINPSVPVLDRFFYQEDPRPDFLLSRESLAVLLNLLNQDWRHGWGATIEILVFLFWLASGASYRVVSRVFGMPCSTVHYIVHQVTKEVLAIRYQVIHLPTSPEDLEVVPRGVAGLACHRAFMKAVGAIDGCHIRIKCPSGPDGQCYRNRKLFPSIILQAVCDHRGCFIDTYVGWPGSVHDSRVLRHSPLYSQSVYPPPGHFILADGGYPCLQRPLPLITPYKRPVQGVGAQRFNSHHSRARSIIERAFGMMKNRFRAIFLQALEVHHAFVPHVITACAVLHNICLSAGDIVAPEDEPEEDGAEDDEGEAGLEALSGALLRDQLSAEVSGLEEVPPDHDYC; encoded by the exons ATGTTTTGTACCGcaggctcatcagagacaatcatatccag GATTAACCCAAGTGTACCAGTCCTGGACCGTTTTTTTTACCAGGAGGATCCAAGGCCTGATTTTCTGCTAAGCAGGgagtctctggcagtgttgctaAATCTCCTAAACCAGGATTGGCGGCATGGATGGGGTGCCACAATTGAGATCCTGGTGTTTCTTTTCTGGTTGGCAAGTGGAGCATCCTACAGGGTGGTCTCAAGAGTGTTTGGGATGCCTTGTTCTACTGTCCACTACATCGTCCACCAAGTCACAAAAGAGGTGTTGGCCATTCGCTACCAGGTCATCCACCTCCCAACGTCCCCAGAGGACCTGGAGGTAGTGCCCCGTGGGGTTGCAGGGCTGGCATGCCACAGAGCCTTTATGAAAGCGGTGGGTGCAATCGACGGCTGCCACATCCGCATCAAGTGTCCAAGTGGCCCTGATGGTCAGTGCTATAGGAACAGAAAACTGTTTCCATCCATCATCTTGCAGGCGGTTTGTGACCATAGGGGCTGCTTCATCGACACGTACGTGGGCTGGCCTGGGTCGGTGCATGATTCCAGGGTGCTCCGCCACAGCCCACTGTACAGTCAGTCAGTCTACCCTCCTCCAGGGCATTTCATCCTCGCAGATGGAGGATACCCATGCCTCCAGCGTCCACTCCCCCTCATCACACCCTACAAGAGGCCAGTCCAAGGTGTGGGAGCCCAGCGCTTTAACAGCCATCATTCCAGGGCACGCTCCATCATAGAGCGTGCTTTTGGGATGATGAAGAACAGGTTCAGGGCCATCTTCCTGCAAGCGCTGGAGGTGCACCACGCCTTTGTACCTCAT GTCATAACAGCATGTGCCGTCCTCCACAACATCTGCCTCAGTGCTGGTGACATTGTGGCTCCTGAGGATGAACCTGAGGAAGATGGAGCAGAGGATGATGAGGGGGAGGCTGGTTTGGAGGCACTCAGTGGTGCTCTTTTACGGGACCAGCTGTCTGCCGAGGTGTCTGGCCTGGAGGAGGTACCACCAGATCATGACTACTGTTAA